The Planococcus versutus genome contains a region encoding:
- a CDS encoding NAD(P)H-dependent glycerol-3-phosphate dehydrogenase, whose translation MEKVSVFGAGSWGTALSYVLAQNGHDLLLWTHRKEQADEINQHTNKRYLKDVKLPESLKATSDLPQAVAHSCIFVLAVPTKAIREVCQEIKKNLDQKILFVHVSKGIEPDSLKRISEMIREEIPEQWIEDIVVLSGPSHAEEVVQEHPTTVTAACENTESAIRVQDLFMNQYFRVYTNTDVIGVEIGGALKNIIALAVGITDGLEFGDNAKAAIMTRGLAEIARLGVKMGATPLTFSGLTGVGDLIVTCTSVHSRNWRAGNMLGKGKSLDEVLQEMGMVVEGIRTTKAAYQLSKAYDVPMPITVALYSVLFENVSTDQAAGSLMGRTKKNEMEDLVDLL comes from the coding sequence ATGGAAAAAGTTTCAGTTTTTGGAGCGGGAAGTTGGGGAACCGCGCTGAGTTATGTACTTGCTCAAAATGGTCATGATTTACTTCTTTGGACACATCGGAAAGAACAAGCCGATGAAATCAATCAGCACACAAACAAACGTTATTTAAAAGATGTGAAGTTGCCAGAAAGCTTGAAAGCAACAAGTGATTTGCCTCAAGCAGTTGCGCATAGTTGTATTTTTGTATTAGCTGTACCTACAAAAGCGATTCGTGAAGTATGCCAAGAGATTAAAAAGAATCTTGATCAAAAAATACTGTTTGTTCATGTTTCAAAAGGAATCGAACCAGATTCCTTAAAGCGGATTAGTGAAATGATTCGCGAAGAAATTCCTGAGCAATGGATTGAAGATATCGTAGTGTTGTCTGGACCGAGTCATGCAGAAGAAGTAGTACAAGAACATCCAACCACTGTTACAGCAGCTTGTGAGAACACTGAGTCGGCCATTCGAGTCCAAGATCTATTTATGAATCAGTATTTTCGTGTTTATACGAATACGGATGTCATTGGTGTAGAAATTGGAGGAGCTTTGAAAAACATTATCGCTTTAGCTGTCGGAATTACGGATGGATTGGAGTTTGGTGATAATGCAAAAGCTGCCATTATGACGCGAGGACTAGCAGAAATTGCGCGTTTAGGAGTTAAGATGGGTGCAACACCTCTAACTTTCTCTGGATTGACTGGAGTGGGCGATTTAATTGTAACGTGCACAAGTGTTCACTCGCGCAATTGGCGAGCAGGGAACATGTTAGGCAAAGGAAAGTCGTTAGATGAAGTGCTGCAAGAAATGGGGATGGTCGTCGAAGGAATTCGCACGACTAAAGCCGCTTATCAACTTTCTAAAGCTTACGATGTACCAATGCCGATTACAGTTGCACTTTACTCGGTTCTTTTTGAAAATGTATCAACTGACCAAGCAGCTGGAAGCTTAATGGGGCGGACCAAAAAGAACGAAATGGAAGATTTAGTCGACTTACTTTAA
- the der gene encoding ribosome biogenesis GTPase Der produces the protein MSKPVVAIVGRPNVGKSTIFNRVVGERVSIVEDIPGVTRDRIYSSADWLTHEFNIIDTGGIDLSDEPFLEQIRQQAEIAMDEADVIIFLVNGRDGVTTQDEQVAKILYRTKKPIILAVNKIDNPDMRHMIYDFYTLGMGEPFPLSGSHGLGLGDLLDEVAKNFPAEDDEEYPDDVIKFSLIGRPNVGKSSLVNSFLGEERVIVSEVAGTTRDAVDTQYEYNEQPYVIIDTAGMRKKGKVYETTEKYSVLRALRAIERSDVVLVVLNAEEGIQEQDKKIAGYAHEAGKAVIVIVNKWDAVEKDEKTMNVFTRKIREHFLFLDYAPIMFVSAISGKRVHSILEIVNKVNDNHSRRIQSSILNEVIEDAVAMNPAPSDKGRRLRVYYATQVAIKPPTFVVFVNEPEIMHFSYERFLQNRIRESFDFEGTPLRLITRART, from the coding sequence AAAACCGGTAGTAGCAATAGTCGGCCGGCCGAACGTTGGTAAGTCCACGATTTTCAATCGCGTGGTAGGAGAACGAGTTTCAATCGTGGAAGACATTCCTGGAGTAACACGTGACCGTATTTACAGCTCGGCAGATTGGTTGACACACGAATTTAATATTATAGATACAGGAGGCATTGATCTTAGTGACGAGCCATTCCTAGAACAAATTCGACAACAGGCAGAAATCGCTATGGACGAAGCAGATGTCATTATCTTTCTTGTAAATGGACGCGATGGTGTTACAACACAAGATGAGCAAGTAGCTAAAATTTTATATCGGACAAAAAAGCCGATCATTTTAGCTGTCAATAAAATCGACAATCCCGATATGCGTCACATGATTTATGATTTCTATACATTAGGTATGGGCGAACCTTTTCCGCTTTCAGGATCACACGGACTGGGATTAGGAGACCTACTGGACGAAGTGGCTAAAAACTTCCCAGCAGAAGATGATGAAGAATATCCGGACGATGTCATTAAATTTTCATTGATTGGTCGTCCAAATGTCGGCAAATCTTCTCTCGTAAACTCATTTTTAGGAGAAGAACGTGTTATTGTCAGTGAAGTAGCAGGAACAACACGCGATGCTGTGGATACACAGTATGAGTACAATGAACAACCATATGTCATTATTGATACTGCAGGAATGCGCAAAAAAGGGAAAGTTTACGAAACAACAGAAAAATACAGTGTTTTACGTGCTTTACGTGCAATTGAACGCTCGGATGTTGTTTTAGTCGTCTTAAATGCAGAAGAAGGTATTCAAGAGCAAGACAAGAAAATTGCAGGATATGCGCACGAGGCTGGTAAAGCAGTCATTGTTATCGTAAACAAATGGGATGCAGTTGAAAAAGACGAAAAAACGATGAATGTTTTTACGCGTAAAATTCGCGAGCATTTCTTATTCCTTGATTATGCGCCGATCATGTTTGTTTCAGCAATCAGCGGCAAACGTGTGCATAGTATTTTAGAGATTGTCAACAAAGTGAATGATAATCACTCAAGACGTATTCAATCGAGTATTTTAAACGAAGTAATCGAAGATGCAGTAGCTATGAACCCTGCACCATCAGACAAAGGCCGTCGTTTGCGTGTTTACTATGCAACGCAAGTCGCGATTAAACCACCAACATTTGTGGTTTTTGTTAACGAGCCAGAAATAATGCATTTTAGCTATGAACGTTTCTTGCAAAACCGGATTCGCGAAAGTTTCGATTTTGAAGGAACTCCTCTTCGTCTTATAACGAGAGCTCGTACTTAA